Proteins from one Microbacterium proteolyticum genomic window:
- a CDS encoding EamA family transporter — protein MSRRDMILAAGVASAWGFNFLVIDWGMPGIPPLLFVAIRFVVVAAFAVIVPRPTASWSTIVGVGVFMSLGQFGLLYTSLALGLQPGLAALLLQAQAVFTVVIAAGVLRERPTLGQGIGVTVGVIGLAAVAVGRGGDAPAIAVVLALAAALSWAVGNVISRRAGVVAGRGRLGALSLTVWSALVVPVPALVLAFAVEGPSAIAAGLASFGWSAALSTLYTAGLCTLVGYAIFNGLLARNPSAAVVPWVLLAPVVATASAALLLGQIPAPAEVVGGVLLVAGVLVTTVDVRPRRAASRREALVDKV, from the coding sequence GTGAGTCGTCGTGACATGATCCTGGCCGCCGGGGTGGCCTCCGCCTGGGGCTTCAACTTCCTCGTCATCGACTGGGGCATGCCCGGCATCCCGCCCCTGCTCTTCGTCGCGATCCGCTTCGTCGTCGTGGCGGCGTTCGCCGTGATCGTGCCGCGCCCGACGGCATCCTGGTCGACGATCGTCGGCGTCGGGGTGTTCATGAGCCTCGGCCAATTCGGGCTCCTGTACACGTCGCTGGCCCTCGGCCTGCAGCCGGGCCTGGCCGCGCTGCTCCTGCAGGCGCAAGCGGTCTTCACCGTCGTCATCGCCGCCGGGGTGCTGCGCGAACGACCGACGCTCGGGCAGGGCATCGGAGTGACCGTCGGCGTGATCGGGCTCGCCGCGGTCGCCGTCGGACGCGGGGGAGATGCGCCCGCGATCGCGGTGGTCCTGGCGCTCGCCGCCGCGCTCTCGTGGGCCGTCGGCAACGTCATCTCGCGGCGGGCCGGAGTCGTGGCCGGACGCGGGCGGCTCGGCGCGCTGTCGCTCACGGTGTGGTCGGCGCTCGTGGTGCCCGTGCCGGCGCTCGTCCTCGCCTTCGCCGTGGAGGGGCCGAGCGCGATCGCAGCCGGCCTCGCGTCGTTCGGCTGGTCGGCCGCGCTGTCGACGCTGTACACCGCGGGGCTCTGCACGCTCGTCGGGTACGCGATCTTCAACGGCCTGCTCGCGCGCAATCCGTCGGCGGCCGTCGTCCCCTGGGTTCTGCTCGCACCGGTCGTGGCGACGGCGTCCGCTGCCCTCCTGCTCGGGCAGATCCCGGCACCCGCCGAAGTCGTCGGGGGAGTGCTGCTGGTCGCGGGAGTCCTCGTGACGACCGTGGATGTCCGTCCGCGTCGTGCGGCGTCGCGCCGCGAGGCGCTGGTCGACAAGGTCTGA
- a CDS encoding LLM class flavin-dependent oxidoreductase, protein MRNTPTPCRVGAGVNDAIPSLSVLDLVPVRAGQSSAQAVAASLDLVERADRLGYRRYWFAEHHNMPAVASTTPPVLIAAAAARTARIRVGSGGVMLPNHSPLIVAEQFAALEALAPGRIDLGIGRAPGSDPVITQLLHRSGATSDVSRFPDHVTDILALTSPDGATVRFTSGTEYQVKATPLASGMPQVWLLGSSDYSAQLAASFGLPYVFANHFSGEGLEHALRLYRDQFQPNDSGEGPRTFVTANVVAAPTAEEAEERALPQLRMMARLRTNRPLVPLETVEQAKADPFDAMAESIMASTRQKWFVGTGDDVRAQLAEFAARYDVDEIMLSPVAGAYDGEPLDSADGRAQTLELVAGVAAVAA, encoded by the coding sequence ATGCGGAATACCCCCACCCCTTGTCGGGTTGGGGCTGGGGTGAACGATGCGATCCCCTCCCTCTCCGTTCTCGACCTCGTCCCCGTGCGCGCCGGGCAGAGCAGCGCGCAGGCGGTGGCCGCCTCGCTCGATCTGGTCGAGCGCGCCGACCGGCTCGGCTACCGCCGGTACTGGTTCGCCGAGCACCACAACATGCCCGCGGTCGCCTCGACGACGCCGCCGGTCCTCATCGCCGCCGCCGCCGCCCGCACGGCGCGCATCCGCGTCGGATCGGGGGGAGTGATGCTCCCCAACCACTCGCCGCTCATCGTGGCCGAGCAGTTCGCCGCCCTCGAGGCCCTCGCCCCCGGCCGGATCGACCTCGGCATCGGCCGCGCTCCCGGGAGCGATCCCGTGATCACGCAGCTGCTTCACCGCTCGGGGGCGACGAGCGACGTCTCCCGCTTCCCCGACCACGTGACCGACATCCTCGCGCTCACCTCCCCGGACGGGGCGACCGTGCGGTTCACCTCCGGCACCGAGTATCAGGTGAAGGCGACGCCCCTGGCATCCGGGATGCCGCAGGTGTGGCTGCTCGGCTCGAGCGACTACTCGGCGCAGCTCGCCGCGAGCTTCGGTCTGCCCTACGTCTTCGCCAACCACTTCTCGGGGGAAGGTCTGGAGCACGCGCTCCGGCTGTACCGGGACCAGTTCCAGCCGAACGATTCGGGTGAGGGACCGCGGACCTTCGTCACCGCCAACGTCGTCGCCGCCCCGACCGCCGAGGAGGCCGAGGAGCGCGCCCTGCCCCAGCTGCGGATGATGGCGCGCCTGCGGACGAACCGTCCGCTCGTCCCGCTCGAGACCGTTGAGCAGGCGAAGGCCGACCCGTTCGATGCGATGGCGGAGTCGATCATGGCATCCACCCGTCAGAAGTGGTTCGTGGGAACCGGCGACGATGTGCGCGCGCAACTGGCCGAGTTCGCAGCACGCTACGACGTCGACGAGATCATGCTGTCTCCCGTGGCGGGAGCGTACGACGGCGAGCCGCTGGACTCGGCCGACGGCCGCGCCCAGACGCTCGAGCTCGTGGCGGGGGTCGCAGCCGTCGCCGCCTGA
- a CDS encoding NAD(P)-dependent alcohol dehydrogenase has translation MHVNAYAASSATSPLEPTTIERRDVGPKDVLIDIAYAGICHSDIHTIRGEWGEVPYPLTVGHEIVGTVAEVGADVTKHKVGDRVGVGCMVNSCRECENCLAGEEQYCLKGNIGTYGAKDVDGTITQGGYSEKIVVDQDFVLRVPESIPYEKAAPLLCAGITTYSPLNHWNAGPGKKVAIVGLGGLGHMAVKIAHAMGAEVTVLSQTLGKKDDGLAMGADHYYATKDDETFSTLKNTFDLIVNTVSAPLELKKYLGLLARNGTMVNVGAPPEPLPIEVFTLFANRRSFAGSGIGGIRETQEMLDFCAENGIAPEIELISADKINEAYERVLKSDVRYRFVIDAATFA, from the coding sequence ATGCACGTCAACGCCTACGCGGCGTCGTCCGCGACCTCGCCCCTTGAACCGACGACCATCGAGCGCCGCGATGTCGGCCCGAAGGACGTCCTGATCGACATCGCCTACGCCGGCATCTGCCACTCCGACATCCACACCATCCGGGGTGAGTGGGGCGAGGTGCCCTACCCGCTGACCGTCGGCCACGAGATCGTCGGCACGGTCGCCGAGGTCGGCGCCGACGTCACGAAGCACAAGGTGGGTGACCGTGTCGGCGTCGGCTGCATGGTCAACTCCTGCCGCGAGTGCGAGAACTGCCTGGCCGGCGAGGAGCAGTACTGCCTCAAGGGCAACATCGGCACGTACGGCGCGAAGGACGTCGACGGCACGATCACCCAGGGCGGCTACAGCGAGAAGATCGTCGTCGACCAGGACTTCGTGCTGCGTGTGCCGGAGTCGATCCCGTACGAGAAGGCGGCGCCGCTGCTGTGCGCCGGCATCACCACCTACTCGCCGCTGAACCACTGGAACGCCGGTCCCGGCAAGAAGGTCGCGATCGTCGGCCTCGGCGGGCTCGGCCACATGGCCGTCAAGATCGCCCACGCCATGGGTGCCGAGGTCACCGTGCTGTCGCAGACCCTCGGCAAGAAGGACGACGGCCTCGCGATGGGCGCCGACCACTACTACGCGACGAAGGACGACGAGACGTTCTCGACGTTGAAGAACACGTTCGACCTCATCGTCAACACGGTCAGCGCCCCGCTCGAGCTCAAGAAGTACCTGGGACTGCTCGCCCGCAACGGCACGATGGTCAACGTCGGCGCCCCGCCCGAGCCGCTGCCCATCGAGGTCTTCACCCTGTTCGCCAACCGCCGCTCATTCGCGGGCTCGGGCATCGGCGGCATCCGCGAGACCCAGGAGATGCTCGACTTCTGCGCCGAGAACGGCATCGCGCCCGAGATCGAGCTCATCTCGGCCGACAAGATCAACGAGGCCTACGAGCGCGTGCTCAAGAGCGACGTGCGCTACCGCTTCGTCATCGACGCCGCGACCTTCGCCTGA
- a CDS encoding LysR family transcriptional regulator yields MIDLEAVRSLRTVAREGSVSAAAATLGFTPSAVSQQIKRLERETGVALLERVGRGVALTDAGTQLVVGSTPILAELERLRSDLQANAPGDGTVSGEVRIAAFSTVVRGLLAPLLVDLARTHPDLRLFVRESEPWETVALIASGQRDLGIAHQWGGVALAIPENLVVTPLFTDVADIIVHRDHPLAGRDVLHPRDLADEAWVATFETTICRQWLRRLFDGVGNAPRVVYESMEFENHLELARTGAVVALVPRLGRAPLGPDLVAIPTIDPASTRDVVAVHRRSRTDSPALRATLSALRERGAALQT; encoded by the coding sequence ATGATCGATCTCGAAGCGGTCCGTTCGCTGCGTACCGTGGCCCGCGAGGGCAGCGTCTCCGCCGCCGCGGCGACGCTCGGCTTCACGCCCTCGGCGGTGTCGCAGCAGATCAAACGCCTCGAGCGCGAGACCGGCGTCGCTCTGCTCGAGCGCGTCGGTCGCGGGGTCGCGCTCACCGACGCGGGCACGCAGCTCGTCGTCGGGTCGACGCCGATCCTCGCGGAGCTCGAGCGTCTGCGCTCCGACCTGCAGGCCAACGCGCCCGGCGACGGCACCGTCAGCGGCGAGGTCCGGATCGCGGCGTTCTCGACGGTCGTGCGAGGACTCCTCGCGCCGCTCCTCGTCGACCTCGCCCGGACCCACCCTGATCTGCGCCTTTTCGTCCGGGAGAGCGAGCCGTGGGAGACGGTCGCACTGATCGCCTCGGGACAACGCGACCTCGGCATCGCCCACCAGTGGGGCGGGGTCGCGCTCGCGATCCCCGAGAACCTCGTCGTCACCCCGCTGTTCACCGACGTCGCCGACATCATCGTCCACCGCGACCACCCACTCGCCGGCCGCGACGTCCTGCACCCACGCGACCTCGCCGACGAGGCGTGGGTCGCGACCTTCGAGACCACCATCTGCCGGCAGTGGCTGCGCCGCCTGTTCGACGGGGTCGGCAACGCGCCGCGGGTCGTGTACGAATCGATGGAGTTCGAGAACCACCTGGAACTCGCCCGCACGGGCGCCGTCGTGGCGCTCGTCCCGCGGCTAGGGCGCGCGCCACTCGGTCCCGATCTCGTCGCGATACCGACGATCGACCCCGCCTCCACCCGCGACGTCGTCGCGGTCCACCGGCGCTCGCGGACCGACTCGCCGGCGTTGCGTGCGACGCTGAGCGCCCTGCGGGAGCGCGGCGCAGCCCTGCAGACCTGA
- the pheA gene encoding prephenate dehydratase, which produces MLPDTDSAPARRTYSYLGPAGTFTEAALAQVPEARDQIWRPVRNVAEALADVIEGRSDAAMIAIENSVDGGVSTTQDALATVPGLRIVGEYLVPVNFVLVGRPGTTLADVSLVSAHPVAYGQCLGWLRDNLPAHAHLPASSNVASALGVLDGSSGADAAIAAPGIVAHHEVEVLAEEIGDNPNAVTRFVLVSRTVAPAPPTGADKTSLIVELPEDHPGALLELLEQFATRGINLSLLASRPIGDALGRYRFVIDADGHVQDERMADALMGLRRFSPKVIFLGSYARADRAIVRYPQRYSDDVFVEARDWLRGLLSGEPEA; this is translated from the coding sequence GTGCTGCCCGACACCGACTCCGCGCCCGCCCGCCGTACCTACAGCTACCTGGGCCCCGCCGGAACCTTCACCGAGGCGGCGCTGGCGCAGGTCCCCGAGGCCCGCGACCAGATCTGGCGGCCCGTGCGCAACGTCGCCGAGGCGCTCGCCGACGTCATCGAGGGGCGATCGGATGCCGCGATGATCGCGATCGAGAACTCGGTGGACGGCGGAGTCTCCACGACCCAGGACGCCCTCGCGACGGTGCCGGGCCTGCGGATCGTGGGCGAATACCTCGTGCCGGTCAACTTCGTGCTCGTCGGCCGCCCCGGCACGACCCTCGCCGACGTCTCGCTCGTCTCTGCCCACCCCGTCGCCTACGGGCAGTGCCTCGGCTGGCTGCGCGACAACCTCCCCGCGCACGCGCACCTGCCGGCATCCAGCAATGTCGCCAGCGCCCTCGGGGTCCTCGACGGCTCGAGCGGGGCGGATGCCGCGATCGCGGCGCCGGGCATCGTCGCCCATCACGAGGTCGAGGTGCTCGCCGAGGAGATCGGCGACAACCCGAACGCGGTGACCCGCTTCGTCCTCGTCAGCCGGACGGTCGCGCCCGCGCCGCCGACGGGCGCTGACAAGACGTCCCTCATCGTCGAGCTGCCCGAGGACCACCCCGGTGCGCTGCTGGAGCTGCTCGAGCAGTTCGCCACCCGGGGCATCAACCTGAGCCTGTTGGCATCCCGTCCGATCGGAGACGCGCTCGGCCGCTACCGGTTCGTGATCGACGCCGACGGACACGTCCAGGACGAGCGGATGGCCGACGCCCTGATGGGCCTCCGGCGTTTCAGCCCGAAGGTGATCTTCCTCGGGTCGTACGCGCGTGCCGACCGCGCGATCGTGCGTTACCCGCAGCGGTACTCCGACGACGTCTTCGTCGAGGCCCGCGACTGGCTGCGGGGCCTGCTCAGCGGCGAGCCCGAGGCGTAA
- a CDS encoding RICIN domain-containing protein: MTCAVALAAGGIAATTAATAAAPAAAAPTATVRITPNPASAAEPFEGWGTSLVWFANATGNYPADVRQKLFDAVFGEDGLNLNIARYNIGGGNASDVPAYLRPGGAVPGFWNPDLGATDSQGAITSNYADRNRYKAAWNPDDPNAYDFDADSAQRWWIDALKGKVTHWEAFSNSPPYFLTQSGYVSGGINNATSEQLAPADMDKFAGYLVNVVDELEKAHGITFDTIDPFNEPNTNYWQTQIPNGAQWPTGGRQEGAHIGPQAQDAMVKALAARLAQPSTTTDAVISAMDETNPGIFATNWNTWSAESKSLVDQLNVHTYGTGGRQVVRDIAKAADKPLWMSEVEGNWTAGGFTTNDINNGIGMAEHIVGDLRELEPTAWVFWQPVEDLYNMQKVENLNWGSVYIDFDCNAEGKSLRRIADGEADPSCKVLTNEKYNTVRNFTHYIHPGDRLMSTDNAQSTAAIDADGQGATIVHVNSDTSEKTVQIDLSDFGTIAPGATVTPIVTTQSTVEQPTVNALKEGAKVAVDAASRTATVTVPAKSVTTFVIDGVSGVSQDAAAFRDGEKVQLSGVQSGLTLDASSGLAIRPSATTADAARAQTWTVRTIDGEGTNRHRFTLQNGSGQFLASDNGGTALVDADPATAASNPATQWMASTTDGEYYSLLNVAAERVLDVNQASTTPGATVGLWTSNGGGNQQWRIATTSILGTEPVSVATAVDVTPQLPAKAVIRYAGKTLRAADVTWQLDGVDWSRPGTVQVRGTGTDLFGTEFEATATVEVGAFTATRPASVTVPAGSALDVVKDLADRDVQAELTPSGGGYWVPVEWTWSDLTDAAFAAPGTVTVAGVATGPAGERLDAKLTVIVTAAAENNVAPQSAPSATYTESGYPVVNTINGITTDKGWSNWRGGTKNDQDTLSYVLAKRETLTHVAVQFYKDGGTLSWPTTMRVDHRVSGGEWVQGDLITVPTPSSGAPLVDVPVTGTADEVRVVLNARSQTHMIVSEVSIYAASASPAGIADLARLTVGDTPVAGFDPKTFEYTVASTGSAWPELHAVAVDEDATVQITQPGAGSETARAAGDAGSVRVTAPDGTEQTYTVTIERTVGVDTPTLAGEPRVGSTVRATATTDPADAAQTFVWLRDGSPIPDATADAYALTAADEGREISVEVTASAEGFTAGSARSAAIVPAAAPVDPGTGGGDGSGNGNGSGTGGSGSGTGNTGSGSSNGSGSSGSSTSSSTSSSARDLAVTGLQSEGIAVLGAGAGLLLLLGGLVLWRRRRGAGSTEG, from the coding sequence ATGACCTGTGCTGTCGCCCTGGCCGCCGGCGGGATCGCGGCGACGACCGCCGCCACCGCCGCAGCGCCCGCCGCTGCCGCACCCACCGCCACGGTGCGCATCACCCCCAACCCCGCCTCGGCGGCGGAGCCGTTCGAGGGATGGGGCACGAGCCTGGTGTGGTTCGCCAACGCCACCGGCAACTACCCCGCCGACGTGCGTCAGAAGCTCTTCGACGCCGTGTTCGGCGAGGACGGCCTCAACCTCAACATCGCCCGGTACAACATCGGCGGCGGCAACGCCTCCGACGTGCCGGCGTATCTGCGGCCCGGCGGTGCGGTCCCCGGGTTCTGGAACCCCGACCTCGGCGCGACCGACTCCCAGGGGGCGATCACGTCGAACTACGCCGACCGCAACCGGTACAAGGCCGCGTGGAACCCCGACGACCCGAACGCGTACGACTTCGACGCCGACTCCGCCCAGCGGTGGTGGATCGACGCGCTCAAGGGCAAGGTCACCCACTGGGAGGCCTTCAGCAACTCCCCGCCCTATTTCCTCACCCAGAGCGGCTACGTCTCCGGCGGCATCAACAACGCCACGAGCGAGCAGCTCGCTCCCGCCGACATGGACAAGTTCGCCGGCTACCTCGTGAACGTCGTCGACGAGCTCGAGAAGGCGCACGGCATCACCTTCGACACGATCGACCCGTTCAACGAGCCGAACACGAACTACTGGCAGACGCAGATCCCCAACGGCGCCCAGTGGCCCACCGGCGGGCGCCAGGAGGGTGCGCACATCGGCCCGCAGGCGCAGGATGCCATGGTCAAGGCGCTCGCGGCCCGCCTCGCGCAGCCGAGCACCACCACCGACGCCGTCATCTCGGCGATGGACGAGACGAACCCCGGGATCTTCGCCACGAACTGGAACACCTGGTCGGCGGAGTCGAAGAGCCTCGTCGACCAGCTCAACGTCCACACGTACGGCACCGGCGGACGCCAGGTCGTGCGCGACATCGCCAAGGCCGCCGACAAGCCCCTGTGGATGAGCGAGGTCGAGGGCAACTGGACCGCCGGAGGCTTCACGACCAACGACATCAACAACGGCATCGGGATGGCCGAGCACATCGTCGGCGACCTCCGCGAGCTCGAGCCGACCGCCTGGGTGTTCTGGCAGCCCGTCGAAGACCTGTACAACATGCAGAAGGTCGAGAACCTCAACTGGGGCAGCGTCTATATCGACTTCGACTGCAACGCCGAGGGCAAGTCGCTCCGTCGCATCGCCGACGGTGAAGCAGACCCCTCGTGCAAGGTGCTGACCAACGAGAAGTACAACACCGTCCGGAACTTCACGCACTACATCCACCCGGGTGACCGCCTGATGTCCACCGACAACGCCCAGTCCACGGCGGCCATCGACGCCGACGGTCAGGGTGCGACGATCGTGCACGTCAACTCCGACACGTCCGAGAAGACCGTGCAGATCGACCTGAGCGACTTCGGCACGATCGCGCCCGGTGCCACGGTCACCCCGATCGTGACCACCCAGTCGACGGTCGAACAGCCGACCGTCAACGCGCTGAAGGAGGGTGCGAAGGTCGCCGTGGACGCGGCATCCCGGACCGCCACGGTGACCGTCCCGGCGAAGTCGGTCACGACGTTCGTCATCGACGGCGTCTCGGGCGTCTCGCAGGATGCCGCCGCGTTCCGCGACGGTGAGAAGGTGCAGCTCTCCGGGGTGCAGAGCGGTCTCACCCTCGACGCCTCGTCGGGCCTCGCGATCCGCCCCAGCGCGACGACGGCCGACGCCGCCCGCGCGCAGACCTGGACCGTGCGCACCATCGACGGCGAGGGCACCAACCGCCACCGCTTCACGCTCCAGAACGGATCGGGCCAATTCCTGGCATCCGACAACGGGGGTACCGCTCTCGTCGACGCCGATCCCGCCACGGCCGCGAGCAACCCCGCGACGCAGTGGATGGCGTCGACCACGGACGGTGAGTACTACTCGCTGCTGAACGTGGCCGCCGAGCGCGTCCTCGACGTGAATCAGGCCAGCACGACCCCCGGCGCGACCGTGGGGCTGTGGACGTCCAACGGCGGTGGCAACCAGCAGTGGCGCATCGCGACGACGAGCATCCTGGGCACGGAGCCCGTGTCGGTGGCCACCGCGGTCGACGTCACCCCGCAGCTGCCGGCCAAGGCCGTGATCCGCTATGCAGGCAAAACGCTGCGCGCCGCTGACGTCACTTGGCAGCTCGACGGCGTCGACTGGTCGCGTCCCGGCACGGTGCAGGTGCGCGGCACGGGTACCGATCTCTTCGGCACGGAGTTCGAGGCCACGGCGACGGTCGAAGTCGGTGCGTTCACCGCGACGCGGCCGGCGTCGGTGACGGTTCCGGCGGGCAGCGCCCTGGATGTCGTGAAGGACCTCGCCGACCGCGACGTCCAGGCCGAGCTGACGCCCTCGGGCGGCGGCTACTGGGTGCCGGTGGAGTGGACGTGGAGCGACCTGACGGACGCCGCGTTCGCCGCGCCGGGAACCGTCACGGTGGCCGGTGTCGCGACAGGCCCCGCCGGCGAGCGTCTCGACGCGAAGCTGACGGTCATCGTCACGGCGGCGGCGGAGAACAACGTCGCCCCGCAGAGCGCGCCCTCCGCGACCTACACCGAGTCGGGCTACCCCGTCGTCAACACCATCAACGGCATCACCACCGACAAGGGATGGTCGAACTGGCGAGGCGGCACGAAGAACGACCAGGACACCCTCAGCTACGTGCTGGCAAAGCGCGAGACGCTGACGCACGTCGCGGTGCAGTTCTACAAGGACGGCGGCACCCTGAGCTGGCCGACGACGATGCGCGTCGATCACCGGGTGAGCGGCGGCGAGTGGGTGCAGGGCGACCTCATCACCGTGCCGACGCCGTCCAGCGGTGCGCCCCTGGTCGACGTGCCGGTGACGGGTACGGCCGACGAGGTGCGGGTCGTGTTGAACGCCCGGTCGCAGACGCACATGATCGTCTCGGAAGTGTCGATCTACGCGGCCTCCGCGTCGCCCGCGGGCATCGCCGATCTCGCGCGGTTGACCGTGGGTGACACGCCCGTCGCCGGTTTCGACCCGAAGACGTTCGAGTACACCGTCGCGTCGACGGGGTCCGCGTGGCCGGAACTGCACGCGGTCGCGGTCGACGAGGATGCCACGGTCCAGATCACGCAGCCGGGTGCAGGGTCCGAGACGGCCCGCGCTGCCGGAGACGCCGGGTCCGTGCGGGTGACCGCCCCCGACGGCACCGAGCAGACCTACACCGTGACGATCGAGCGCACGGTGGGGGTCGACACGCCGACCCTCGCGGGTGAGCCGCGCGTCGGTTCGACGGTGCGGGCGACGGCGACGACCGATCCCGCCGACGCGGCGCAGACGTTCGTGTGGCTGCGCGACGGTTCACCGATCCCGGATGCCACGGCCGACGCCTACGCGCTGACCGCCGCCGACGAGGGTCGGGAGATCTCCGTGGAGGTCACCGCGTCCGCCGAGGGCTTCACCGCCGGATCGGCACGCTCCGCGGCCATCGTCCCCGCAGCCGCCCCGGTCGACCCGGGCACCGGTGGCGGCGACGGGTCGGGGAACGGGAACGGCTCCGGCACCGGCGGAAGCGGTTCGGGCACCGGAAACACCGGTTCGGGATCGTCGAACGGTTCGGGCTCGAGCGGTTCGTCGACGAGCTCGTCCACGAGCTCCTCGGCGCGCGACCTCGCGGTGACGGGTCTGCAGTCGGAAGGCATCGCCGTCCTCGGGGCCGGTGCCGGTCTGCTGCTGCTCCTCGGTGGGCTGGTGCTCTGGCGCCGGCGTCGCGGGGCGGGCTCCACCGAGGGCTGA
- the pgm gene encoding phosphoglucomutase (alpha-D-glucose-1,6-bisphosphate-dependent): protein MSSRAGQPAEASDLIDIDELISAYYDRKPDATVPEQRVAFGTSGHRGSSLSTSFNEDHILATTQAIVDYRAAQGITGPLFLGRDTHGLSLPAERSAIEVLVANGVDVRVDSRDSWVPTPALSHAILTYNRDRAADDPGRADGIVVTPSHNPPRDGGFKYNPPHGGPADTDATGWIADRANELIAAGLSGVHRTRHADIDLDTLGQYDFRDAYVRDLASIIDVDAIKNAGVRIGADPLGGASVEYWALIAEVYGLDLTVVNPEVDPTWKFMTLDWDEKIRMDPSSPSAMASLVAARADYDILTGNDADADRHGIVTPDAGLMNPNHYLAVAIDYLFSHRDGWPTDAAIGKTLVSSMIIDRVASALGKTLLEVPVGFKWFVPGLLDGSVAFGGEESAGASFLRKDGTVWTTDKDGILLCLLAAEILAVTGKTPSQRYAELETEFGASAYQRVDAPATPAQKATLSKLSPDAVTATELAGEPIIAKLSHAPGNGAAIGGLKVQTESAWFAARPSGTEDVYKLYAESLRGEEHLRAVQEEARAVVSAALGE from the coding sequence ATGAGCAGTCGCGCAGGACAGCCCGCCGAGGCATCCGATCTCATCGACATCGACGAACTGATCTCCGCCTACTACGACCGCAAACCGGATGCCACGGTGCCCGAGCAGCGCGTCGCCTTCGGCACCAGCGGCCACCGGGGATCCTCGCTGAGCACGAGCTTCAACGAGGACCACATCCTCGCCACCACGCAGGCCATCGTCGACTACCGCGCGGCGCAGGGCATCACCGGCCCGCTGTTCCTCGGGCGCGACACGCACGGGCTCTCGCTGCCGGCCGAGCGCAGCGCCATCGAGGTGCTCGTTGCGAACGGCGTCGACGTGCGCGTCGACTCGCGCGACTCGTGGGTGCCGACCCCCGCCCTCAGCCACGCGATCCTCACCTACAACCGCGACCGCGCCGCGGACGACCCCGGTCGCGCCGACGGCATCGTCGTGACCCCGTCGCACAACCCGCCCCGCGACGGCGGCTTCAAGTACAACCCGCCGCACGGCGGCCCCGCCGACACCGACGCGACGGGTTGGATCGCCGACCGCGCGAACGAGCTCATCGCCGCGGGCCTTTCCGGCGTGCATCGCACTCGTCACGCCGACATCGACCTCGACACCCTGGGCCAGTACGACTTCCGCGACGCGTACGTGCGGGATCTGGCATCCATCATCGACGTCGACGCGATCAAGAACGCCGGCGTCCGCATCGGCGCCGACCCGCTGGGCGGCGCCTCGGTCGAGTACTGGGCGCTCATCGCCGAGGTGTACGGGCTCGACCTCACCGTCGTGAACCCCGAGGTCGACCCGACGTGGAAGTTCATGACGCTCGACTGGGACGAGAAGATCCGTATGGATCCCTCGTCTCCGTCCGCGATGGCCTCGCTCGTCGCCGCGCGCGCCGACTACGACATCCTCACCGGCAACGACGCCGACGCCGACCGCCACGGCATCGTCACCCCCGACGCGGGGCTGATGAACCCCAACCACTACCTGGCCGTCGCAATCGACTACCTCTTCTCGCACCGCGACGGGTGGCCGACGGATGCCGCGATCGGCAAGACCCTGGTCTCGTCGATGATCATCGACCGGGTGGCATCCGCTCTCGGCAAGACGCTGCTCGAAGTGCCGGTGGGCTTCAAGTGGTTCGTCCCGGGGCTGCTCGACGGCTCCGTCGCGTTCGGCGGCGAGGAGTCGGCCGGAGCCTCGTTCCTGCGCAAGGACGGCACCGTCTGGACCACCGACAAGGACGGCATCCTGCTGTGCCTGCTCGCCGCGGAGATCCTCGCCGTGACCGGCAAGACGCCGTCGCAGCGCTACGCCGAGCTCGAGACCGAGTTCGGCGCGTCGGCCTACCAGCGCGTCGACGCCCCCGCGACGCCCGCGCAGAAGGCGACGCTGTCGAAGCTCTCGCCGGATGCCGTGACCGCCACCGAACTCGCCGGCGAACCGATCATCGCGAAGCTGTCGCACGCGCCGGGCAACGGCGCCGCGATCGGCGGCCTCAAGGTGCAGACGGAGTCGGCGTGGTTCGCCGCACGCCCCTCCGGCACCGAAGACGTCTACAAGCTGTACGCCGAGTCGCTCCGCGGCGAGGAGCACCTGCGCGCCGTACAGGAAGAGGCTCGCGCAGTCGTCTCCGCCGCCCTCGGCGAGTAA